One genomic window of Anoplolepis gracilipes chromosome 5, ASM4749672v1, whole genome shotgun sequence includes the following:
- the LOC140665552 gene encoding cuticular protein 1, translating to MAFKFIAFVTLIAAANAGVIAPAPLAYAAGPAVVAAPVAKTIEADYDPHPQYSYAYDVHDSLTGDAKSQQETRDGDLVQGSYSLLEADGTRRIVDYTADPVNGFNAVVRKEPAAVAVKAVAPVAAPLAYAAAPVAKIAAPLAHAPLAYAAPVAKIAAPALAYSAPLAKIAAPAAISYAAAPAAFSYAAPAAYLH from the exons ATGGCCTTCAAG TTCATCGCTTTCGTCACCCTGATCGCCGCCGCTAATGCCGGCGTGATTGCGCCCGCCCCTCTGGCTTACGCCGCGGGCCCCGCTGTAGTCGCTGCCCCCGTGGCTAAGACCATCGAGGCCGACTACGACCCGCATCCTCAGTACAGCTACGCGTACGACGTGCACGACAGTCTGACCGGCGATGCCAAGAGCCAGCAGGAGACCCGTGACGGCGATCTCGTCCAGGGTAGCTACTCCCTTTTGGAGGCTGACGGCACCAGGCGCATAGTCGACTACACCGCTGACCCAGTCAACGGTTTCAACGCCGTAGTTCGCAAGGAACCTGCCGCAGTCGCCGTCAAGGCTGTCGCCCCGGTTGCCGCCCCCCTCGCCTACGCCGCAGCCCCGGTCGCCAAAATCGCCGCCCCCCTGGCCCACGCTCCCCTCGCCTATGCCGCCCCCGTCGCTAAAATCGCCGCTCCAGCCCTGGCTTACAGCGCACCCCTCGCTAAGATCGCAGCACCTGCCGCGATCTCCTACGCTGCAGCGCCCGCCGCTTTTTCCTACGCCGCCCCCGCTGCCTACCTCCACTGA